The DNA window GCTCGACCATCTCCACCTGCATCTCTCGCACGGCGAACGAGGAGCGCTGCTGCCCCACGCCGACCTTGCCTTCGAACTGGTTGAGCCACGTCTGGAAGTTCTTCTCCACGTCGCCGTGGCTCCCCGTGCCGAAGAACATCACGCGCACCTCGGTATCGTCCTTGTCGCTCGGCGCGCGGGGGACCTTGTAGGCGGCCTTCTCGTAGCCGTTCTTCACCACCTCGATCGCGCTCCAGCTCCCCGGCGCCTCCCACTGGAGCGGCGGCACGACCGGGGTCGTCGCGGACGCCATCGGGCCTGCCTCTGGTTCGGCAGGTGTGCGCGAGCAGGCGGAGAGCGCAGCGAGGGCGACGATCAGCGGAGGGGCGAACAGGGCGTGCTGGGAACGGCTCATCGGAAGAGATTCGGGGGGCGTCGGAGCGTATACCACGACCGCTGCCTGCGCCGAGCCGCGCCGCGTCCTCGCCAGCCCTTCTCGAGAGGCCACCGCGACCGCCATGGCGCCGCCACCCGGGTCCGGCCATGGAGGCCCTGGATCTCCGAGGAAATCCCGCTGGCACGGCGCTCGTAAAGGGAGACGCCATGATGACCGCGAACCCGCTCCACGACCTGCGCTCCTCGGGACCTTCCGTGAGCAAAGGCCATCCAGGTACCACTGGCTCCGTCGCGCCCGACACGCGTGGCGATGTGCATCCCGCCATGCTCCCCGGCGCGGTGAGCCCTCGACCGGAGCCCACCCGTGCCACCGAGGGAGTCGCCGATGCCGACGCCGTTCTTCGCGAGGAGCTGCACCGGCTGGGGCGGTACGAGGACGCATGGGGGCGCCTCAAGATCCGGCTCCACCCTGCGAGCTACCTCAAGCGACAGGACGCTTCGCACTTCGTGCTGCGCAAGGTCGCCGACGGGATCGCGGGGCTCCTGGTCTGCGATCTGGGCTTCGCCAACATCTCGGTGCCCTCGGTGCTCGCGGCAGGTTGGGGCGTCCCTGCCGATGAGGTGTGGGCGCGTGCTCTGCAGAACGTCCGGGCCGAGGGGCGCCTCGACGAGGTGCCCGGAAAGGAGTTCGGCGTCCCGCTCGATCTGCTTGCATCCTCGAGCCATTACGCCGCGAGCCACCTCTTGTTCCTCGAGGACTACATGCCGGGTGACGCGGGGTACGGCGCCCTCGTGGGCGTGCCGCAGCGGCATCTCCTGGTGCGGCACATCATCCGTGACCGGGAGGTCTTTCAGGCCATCCACCTGATGTCCCAGGTGATCGACGACTGGTACGTCGCCGACGCGGGCCCGATCTCGCGGGATCTCTACTGGTGGCGCGGGGGCCAGATCACCCGACTCGTGCTCGATCGGAGAACCAACGGTCTCGTCCTCGGGACGAGCGAGCCCTTCGCGGGCGAGGTCCTGGCCAAGGTGCTCGCGGGCAGCTGATCGCGGCGTGCGCCATGGATGATGCGATGCGTCGTAGACGGGCCTCCAAGATTCGCCGGACGGAGATGTCAGGGCGACGGGATATCGACGTCGCAGGCGTGCCTGGTTTACGCTGCGGGCATCCTTCGTGGAGTTCGGCACGTCTTCTCCGGGTCGACCCGGAGGTCTCCTGCCGCATGACCGTCGCACCCCATCATCGTCTTCTGGTGCCTGCCGTCCTCGCGCTCGTGGGAGCGCTGGCTCCCTCGTGCGTCGAGGACCGGCACCCGACGCGCGACTGCGCCACGGTGATCTGGGCCCGGCAGGAGCAAGGGGGGGAGCTGCGCGTCCAGGGAAGCTGGGACGGCTGGGCGCTGCCGGGGACCGCGCTGCAGAGCCATGGCGACGGCTGGTACCTGGTCGAGCTGAGCTTGCCCCCAGGCGAGCATGGGTACCGGATCCTGGAGGGGGGAGCGCTGCGGCGTGACGCCTACAACCCGCTCACCACCTTCCGGGTGGACGCGGAGGGCGAGGACGAGGAAGTCGCGCTGGCCCTCTCGCCTGACTGCAGCGTGCCCGAGCTGCGCGTCACCGCCGTCGAGGTGAGCGGAGGTGACGTGACCGTGCGCGGCACGTTCCTGGCGAAGCCCCAAGGGCCGCCGCTCGATCCTGCGCGGCTCGTCGGGGTGCTCGGGAGCGGCGAGCCGACCGAGGTGACCGAGGTCGACCCGGCCGAGGGCACGTTTCTGCTGCGGAAGAGGGGACTCCGGCGGGGCAAGCACACCCTCACGATCACCGCCGCGGACACCCGGGGGAGCGCGGCCGGGTCGGCACGGGCCGTGGCCTGGGTCGAGCCTGCCAGCGCGAACTGGGACGAGGGCCTTCTCTACCAGATCGTCACGGACCGGTTCCGCGGCGATGGGGGTGCTGCGCTCGCACCACCAGCGACGCCAGGCGCGCGCGCGGGCGGGACGCTCGACGGCATCCGCGCCGAGATCGAGCGGGGAACCTTCGAAGCGCTGGGGGTGACCGGGCTCTGGATCTCGCCGGTGTACACGAACCCCGTGGAGGTGCGCTCGGGCAACGATGGGCGCCTTTACGAGGGCTACCACCAGTACTGGCCTCTGGAGCCGCGCTCGGTGGAGCCGCGCCTCGGCGGTCCGGAGGCGCTGGACGCCCTCATCGACACGGCCCACCGGCACGGCCTGCGCGTGCTCTTCGACCTGGTGCCGAACCACGTCTACGAGGCCAGCGAGCGGTACACGACGTACCGCAACAGCGGCTGGTTCAACGAGGGGCCGGAGGCGTGCGTGTGCGGGACGCCCGGGTGCAGCTGGGGAGATTTCATCCAGACCTGCTGGTTCACGCCGTACCTGGCCGACATCCGCTGGCAGAACCACGATGCGATGCGCATGGCGGTCGACGACGCGCTGTTCTGGATGGACCGCTTCGACGCCGACGGGGTGCGCATCGACGCGGTACCGATGATGCCCAGGGCCACCACCCGGCGGATCACGAGCGCGTTGCGGGCTCACGCCGCCCCGCGGCACGCCCTGTTCTCGGTGGGCGAGGTGTTCACCGGGCCTGGCCTGCGCGCCATCGACGAGATCCGCTACTTCCTCGGTCCGAACGGTCTCGACGGGGCCTTCGATTTCCCGCTGATGTGGGCCATCCGCGACGCGGTGGCGAGCGGGTACGGTGGCTTCGAGGCGGTGGAGAAGACGCTGGTCGAGACGGGGGCTGCGCTCGCCGGGTCGGGGGCGGTGCTGGGGAGGATGATCGACAACCACGACGTCTCCCGGTTCATCTCCGAGGCGACGTTCGAAGGAGGCAACAACGCCTGGACGTCGCCGCCGCCGCAGCCCACCCGCGCAGAACCCTACCAGCGCACCCGGCTGGCGCTCGCGCTGGTGCTGACCTTGCCGGGAATGCCGGTGCTCTACTACGGCGACGAGGTGGCCCTCGCCGGCGCGGGCGACCCGGACAACCGCCGCGTGATGCCAGCGCTCGACGCGCTCTCGGCCGAGCAGGAGGCGACGTTGATGCTGACGCGCCGACTCGGGAAGCTGCGTCGGTGCTCGGCAGCCCTACGCCGGGGTGAGCGTCAGCTCCTCGTGGCCGGCAAGCAGCTCTA is part of the Chondromyces crocatus genome and encodes:
- a CDS encoding alpha-amylase family glycosyl hydrolase yields the protein MTVAPHHRLLVPAVLALVGALAPSCVEDRHPTRDCATVIWARQEQGGELRVQGSWDGWALPGTALQSHGDGWYLVELSLPPGEHGYRILEGGALRRDAYNPLTTFRVDAEGEDEEVALALSPDCSVPELRVTAVEVSGGDVTVRGTFLAKPQGPPLDPARLVGVLGSGEPTEVTEVDPAEGTFLLRKRGLRRGKHTLTITAADTRGSAAGSARAVAWVEPASANWDEGLLYQIVTDRFRGDGGAALAPPATPGARAGGTLDGIRAEIERGTFEALGVTGLWISPVYTNPVEVRSGNDGRLYEGYHQYWPLEPRSVEPRLGGPEALDALIDTAHRHGLRVLFDLVPNHVYEASERYTTYRNSGWFNEGPEACVCGTPGCSWGDFIQTCWFTPYLADIRWQNHDAMRMAVDDALFWMDRFDADGVRIDAVPMMPRATTRRITSALRAHAAPRHALFSVGEVFTGPGLRAIDEIRYFLGPNGLDGAFDFPLMWAIRDAVASGYGGFEAVEKTLVETGAALAGSGAVLGRMIDNHDVSRFISEATFEGGNNAWTSPPPQPTRAEPYQRTRLALALVLTLPGMPVLYYGDEVALAGAGDPDNRRVMPALDALSAEQEATLMLTRRLGKLRRCSAALRRGERQLLVAGKQLYAFRRDADDGELVLALFSTAPEPVDLPLPVGAAPAGTYVDVMTGERIELSPGTPLVLPPLSHRILLPHDSPCLEAPGDLP